The segment TGGTATGCCGAGGTCATGCGGCGGCTGCCGGAAGGGGCGGCCCTGCTGGACGTGGGCATCGGCACCGCCGGCGCGCTGCTCGCCAATGCCGAGACGGCGCGCGCGAAGGGGCTCGTCATCACGGGGATCGATATCGATGCCGACTACATCAAGCACGCCCGGCAAGCCCTGCGCGACTCGCCCCTGGCCGATTGCGCCGAGGCCTGCCTCGAGTCCATCTACGACCACACGGGCGGCCCGTACGACGCGATCTATTTCTCCGCCAGCTTCATGCTCCTGCCGGACCCCGACGGCGCGCTGCGCCACTGCCGCGGCTTGCTGAAGCCGGAGGGGAAGGTGTTTTTCACCCAGACCTTCCAGACTCGCCCCTCCCGCTGGATGGAACGCTTCAAACCCCTGCTCAGACGCATCACGACCATCGACTTCGGCCGCGTGACCTACGAAGAATCGTTTCGGGAGCAGGTGGCGAGGGCGGGGTTTGTGATCGACGAGTTCACCACGCTCGCGAGTCACGGGACGCGTGCATCCGTCCTTGCCATTGCCCGACCCGCCAGCTCCGCCTGAAAGCACGCCGGCTCGCCGCCGACGTGTAGTGGTCAAGCGATTTCGGACACCTCGATAGGAGGTTCGGCTGTCCATTTTCGCTCGTAGGCGTTGGGCGACAGGTAGCCCAAGGTCGAGTGCATTCGGCGCTCGTTGTAGAAGCCGACGATGTAGTCGGTGATGTCCCGGGTGGCCTCGCCATGGTTGGCGTAGTCCCGCCGCCAGACCCGCTCCATCTTCAGGTTCAGGAAGAAGCGCTCGGCCACCGCATTGTCCCAGCAGTTACCCCGCCGGCTCATGCTGGCCCGGGCGCCGTGCTGCGCCAGCACACGCCGCCAGGCGTCGCTGGTGTACTGACAGCCCTGGTCGGAGTGGACCAGCAGACCGGGCTCGGGTTGCCGGCTCTGCAGCGCCATGCGTAGCGCACTGCAGGCCAACTCGGCATCCAGCCTTCGGCTCATGGACCAGCCCACCACCTTGCGGTTGAACAGGTCCAGCACCGCCGCCAGATACGTCCAGCCGGTGCGGGTCCGGATGTAGGTGATATCCGTCACCCAGGCCGCGTTCGGGCGCGATGGCTGGAACTGCCGGTCCAGGTGGTTTTCCACCACCGGCGCGGTCGCATCCCGCTGGGTGGTCACGACGAACGCCCGCTTCCAGACCGGGCGCAGGCCCTGTTCCCGCATCAGACGGCGGACCCGGTAGCGGCCCACCGTCACACCGTCCGAACGCAGGGCGGCCTGCACACGGCGGCTGCCGTAGGTCCATTCCGACTGCTCGAACGCCTCCTTGACCCGTGCCTCCAGTGCACACGGCTGGCGCGGCCGCCGGCGGCGCGTCTGCGCCGCGTAGTAGCCCGACCGGTTCACCTCCAGCAGATCACACACCCGCTTCACCGGAGCCTTCTTCGCCAGCGTCGTGATGCAGCGAACCATCACAGCAGTTCCCGGGCGAAGAAGGCCGAAGCCTTTTTTAGTAGGGCCTTGTCCTCTCGCAGTCGGCGGTTCTCTTCCTCCAGCTCCCGGATCCGGCGTTGCTCCGGCGTCAGGGGGCGACCATCACCCGCCTCGCCGGATCGATCCGCCTTGAGCTGCTCGACCCAGCGCCGGACCGCCGTCTCGCCGACCCCCGTATCCCGCACCACCTGCGGCACACCCTGGCCCTCGTCCACCACCATCCGGGCAACCCGAAGCTTATACTCCGGATCAAAATTCCTGCGTCCCATATCGTCTCCTCGATCAGATCCCAATCATTCCACCGATCGAGGTGTCCACCAACATTAGACCAGCACAACGCTGGACCCTACCCACTGTAGGAGGCGAGCCCTCTCGCCGATCGGGCATATCCAGCGCCCCATCGCCCAGGGGGCTGGGCTCCTACCGGAGAAGGGGGCTTGTGCAGCATGCGGCACGCCGGTTCATTGGCGAGGCCGCGCTCTATCCACTGTAGGAGGCGAGCCCTCTCGCCGATCGGGCATATCCAGCGCCCCGTCGCCCAGGGGGCTGGGCTCCTACCGGAGAAGGGGGCTTGTGCGGCATGCGGCACGCCGGTTCATTGGCGAGGCGGGGCTCTATCCACTGTAGAAGGCGAGCCCTCTCGCCGATCGGGCATGTCCTGCGTCCCATCGCCCAGGGGGCTGGGCTCCTACAAGAAAAAGGGGTTGTGGCGGTATGTGAACAGGATGGGGTGACCTCTTCGGGTACCGCTCCGGCCTGCTTAATCCGAAGGTAGGCCCCGGGCCCTCCTGCGACTGAAGGCACCACCGCACCGTCCGCTAGAACTCGATGTCGTAGCGCAGCTCTTCATCGGGCTGGCGCAGGAAGTTGCCCTGGACCAGATCGACCTGGGATTGCCAGAGCAGGGCGAGGCCATCCACGTCCTCGACATAAGCCGCCATGGTGCGGGCGCCGCTGGCGCGGGCAATGTTCAGCAGTGGCTCCAGGCGTGCGAGCTTGTCGGCGGCATCGTGCAGGCCGTGGGTCAGAGGACGGGCGACCTTCACGTAGTCCGGTCGCAGGCTGCGCAGGAGTTGGGTCGGTTGGTCGCTGGCAAGACCGAAGTGTTCCACGGCCACTCCCACCTGGATATCGCGCAACGCCCCGGTGACCCGTTCGGCCTGCTCCGGATCCGCCACGATGTCTTCCTCCGCCAGTTGCAGCACCAGTGCCCGAGGCGGCAGGGCCGCATCAGCCAGGATGCGACCCAGCCAGCCGACCAGTTCCGGATCGCGCAGTGATCCCCGCGAGAGTTTGACGAAGAACACCGAATCGGGATGGGTGCGCAGTCGGGCCGCCAGGATGTCCACCGCGTTGGTCAGTACCCAGCGGTCCAGCGCTCGATCGAGGTCCAGATGCGCGGCCATGTTCACGAACGGGCCGGGGAGCTGGACATGCCCTTCCGGATCGCGAATCCGGAGCAGGACCTCGTAACGCTCGGCGTTATCAGAGCCGGCGATATTGGCGATGGGCTGATACACCAGAAAGAGGCGCTGCTCGTGAATCGCCCGGGTGATCACCTGGCGCCAGTGCTGCTGCTGTGCGGCACCGCACTCCGGTGTGACCAGCGCCGGATCCAGCTGGATACGGTTGCCGCCCTCTCGGCGGGCCTGCGCGCAAAGCGCCAAAGACTGATCCACCGCATCCGCCGCGGGAAGGTCGGCCAGTGCCGTGATACCGATGCTCAAACCCGGGGACGGCG is part of the Thioalkalivibrio sp. K90mix genome and harbors:
- a CDS encoding IS3 family transposase (programmed frameshift) yields the protein MGRRNFDPEYKLRVARMVVDEGQGVPQVVRDTGVGETAVRRWVEQLKADRSGEAGDGRPLTPEQRRIRELEEENRRLREDKALLKKGFGLLRPGTAVMVRCITTLAKKAPVKRVCDLLEVNRSGYYAAQTRRRRPRQPCALEARVKEAFEQSEWTYGSRRVQAALRSDGVTVGRYRVRRLMREQGLRPVWKRAFVVTTQRDATAPVVENHLDRQFQPSRPNAAWVTDITYIRTRTGWTYLAAVLDLFNRKVVGWSMSRRLDAELACSALRMALQSRQPEPGLLVHSDQGCQYTSDAWRRVLAQHGARASMSRRGNCWDNAVAERFFLNLKMERVWRRDYANHGEATRDITDYIVGFYNERRMHSTLGYLSPNAYERKWTAEPPIEVSEIA
- a CDS encoding bifunctional 2-polyprenyl-6-hydroxyphenol methylase/3-demethylubiquinol 3-O-methyltransferase UbiG, translating into MRSAIYNLLILRLTSQWYAEVMRRLPEGAALLDVGIGTAGALLANAETARAKGLVITGIDIDADYIKHARQALRDSPLADCAEACLESIYDHTGGPYDAIYFSASFMLLPDPDGALRHCRGLLKPEGKVFFTQTFQTRPSRWMERFKPLLRRITTIDFGRVTYEESFREQVARAGFVIDEFTTLASHGTRASVLAIARPASSA